The stretch of DNA GCTCACTGCTCAGGAAAGCCTCATAAATAGGTGCCGCGCAAGTAGTGAGGCCCATGGCCATGGTGCCGCCGGTCAGGCCCTTGGAGAAGCACATAATATCGGGCTGCTCGGTGAGGTAGTCGGTGGCAAACAGGTGGCCCAGGCGACCAAAACCGGTCATTACTTCATCGGCAATGCACAGCACGCCGTGCTGGTGGCAGCGCCGGATCATCTCATCCAGCACCTCCGCAGAGTAGGTGACCATGCCGGCCGTACCCAGCATTAAGGGTTCAAAGATGAAACCCGCCACGTCGGGCCGGCTAATGAGAGCATCTAACTGGCCTAGTACCTCCGCCTCGCGGCCGGGTACGGGCACGTCAATAAACTCTACCTGAAACAGGAGGGGCCAAAACGGCGCGGTAAAGGCCCCACGGCTGCTCACCGACATGGCCCCGAAGGTGTCGCCGTGGTAGGAGTTGCGGAAGCAGATGAACGTGCGGCGCTCGGGCTGCTCCCGGTTGTGGAAGTACTGCAGTACCATTTTCAGGGCTACTTCCACGGCCGTAGAGCCGTTATCGGAGTAGAAAACGCGGGCCTGGTTCTGCGGCAGAATCTCCAGCAGCTGCTCGGCCAGCTCTACGGCGGCGGGGTGCGTGAAGCCCGCAAACAGTACGTGCTCCAGGGTTTGCAGCTGCTCGCTTACGCGCCGAGCAATGTGGGCGTTGGCGTGGCCGTGCAGGTTTACCCACCACGAGGAAATACCGTCGAGGTAACGGGTGCCGTCTTCGGCAATGAGCCAGCTGCCTTCGCCGCGCACAATGGGCACGGGCAGCGGGGCGGTTTGCATTTGGGTGTAGGGGTGCCACAGTACGGCGTGGTCCCGCTGGGCGAGGGAAGTAGGTTGGGGCATTACGGGTGGCGCCGGAGTTGCCGGCAGCTACAAAGCTACAACCAGTAGGGCCGACGACGGTTCAACGACGGTTCCCGCAGTGGGCGCAGAGGTTTTCGCAGAGTACGCTGAGGCGTTCTACACGGTGGTGAACCACGCTCGGAAAACCTGGGCGTACTGGCCTACTACTTCTGGTGTAATGGCCGGCTCCAGTCGCACCCGGGGCATCAGAGGCACGCCAGTGTGCTGGCTGATAAACTCCTCCGTGGCCTGGTTGGGTTCTCCATTGAATACAAGGCCACGTACACGAATGCCGCGGGCCTGCAGGGCCTCCAGGGTAAGCAGCGTGTGG from Hymenobacter taeanensis encodes:
- the bioA gene encoding adenosylmethionine--8-amino-7-oxononanoate transaminase, with product MPQPTSLAQRDHAVLWHPYTQMQTAPLPVPIVRGEGSWLIAEDGTRYLDGISSWWVNLHGHANAHIARRVSEQLQTLEHVLFAGFTHPAAVELAEQLLEILPQNQARVFYSDNGSTAVEVALKMVLQYFHNREQPERRTFICFRNSYHGDTFGAMSVSSRGAFTAPFWPLLFQVEFIDVPVPGREAEVLGQLDALISRPDVAGFIFEPLMLGTAGMVTYSAEVLDEMIRRCHQHGVLCIADEVMTGFGRLGHLFATDYLTEQPDIMCFSKGLTGGTMAMGLTTCAAPIYEAFLSSELMKALFHGHSYTANPVACAAALASLALTRAPECTAQRARIATAHAAFRQEMEGQPGIREVRHLGTVLAVEYDPGEDTSYFSRLRDGFYQLSLEHNVVLRPLGNVVYLLPPYCTTNEELDLLYTVLRAMRELVLNFAPALTLPEYLHD